Sequence from the Bremerella volcania genome:
TTTTCAACAGTATATGAATGAGCGAACCGCAGGCAGGTTCTTTCGTTTCGTGCACAAGGACGACATCGTTCCACGGATCCCGCCTGGATACGTGCACGTGGGAGAATTGATCCATTTAGGGCGAGAGGGTTCAAGTTCATCAGAAATGGAAACAACAAGCGAAACCGAGGAGTTGACTTGGCGAAGACTCCTTGCCGAGAAGTTCTTTTATGAATCCTCGTCTTCCGGATACGCAGGGCTATTCCCTAGCATCTCCGATCACAACGTGAGCAAATACCTGGAGAACATCCTAAAAAGGGGGCAAGCCGCTACTTCGTAGGTACAAAGTACCCCGTGCCCGATGCAGGGGCGAATAGATAACGGAATCCCATTTACGTTCTCGCACAGGGTCAATCAGGCAGAGACCTCATCGAAACTAACCTTGTCCGCCCAGTCGGGGTGATCGATGAATGGGTTTCGGTTTCCCTGCTTCTGGAAGATGGCCTGATTGCGGTGTTGTTCGTAGCGATCGACAGGGAACTTTCGGTGCCAGTCGCGGAGCGTTTCGATTCGGTCGCGCTGCTTCTTGGCCAAGCCGCTGGCTAGTTTATCTGGGTACCGCACCAGGAAGTAGAGCATCGCCCGGGCGACCGCTCCCTTGCCGCTGGCCGGCTCAAAACGATCTTCGACGCTCTTTCCGCAGGAATCGCGAACCGTTTCCTCGAAATCGGAGAAGTCGAAATAGGGCGTGTTGCCACGAAAGCTATTGCAACCCACCTCACAGGCAAACAGATGGTGCAGATCCCCGCGCATCGGCTGCCGTTTTAAGAACCATGACTGGGGCACCGAATGCTCACAATTGAAGGGAAGCGAAGCCTCGAGCGCTTCTGCTGCTTCGTGCATCGACTCGGCATCGAAAGACCCTTCGCGGGCAAGCATCTCGCGGAGGCGAATCGAGCGAAGCTGCATGATGCGAAAGTCTTCGCGGATGAATTCTTCGGCACTAAACTTCTTGCCTGAGTAAATGCTGCGAAGCTGGCCATCCTCGTGCAGATCGATCCACGGGTATAGATGGACGCTGGGCTTGTAGCTGAGCTTGCTGGCGTGTGTTTTCTCAAGCAGCTGAAAAAGCTTTTCAAAGAGTTCCGGTCCGGAAAGATCGTCCGGATTGATGCCCGAATAGTAGCTTTCGACATCCGCACTATCCGCCGCTTCGTCGAAGTAAGGACGCGTATCGGCTTCCTCCAGTTCCGCCAAGGCAGCTTGAAGATCGGGATCTTGCGAAGAGCGGTCATCCGTAACCGATGTTGTTGTCGATGACGCTGCCGCGGACGAAGGCGGCGTCGACGTAAGGGACGCTGCCAGGCCACCGAGCGAAATCGTGACACTCAACGGAATGGTCATCGTCGTCGCCAGACCGCTGGTTACCTGCGAGATCGCAGGGGTAACCGATGACACCACCCGCGAAACGTCGACCGGTGGTGGGGAAACGCGACTTGGTTCGGATTCCGTGGGATGTGTGTCCGGCGACAGATTGAGAAGTTCGTCCCGGAGCTTCGCTTTCTCGCCGCTGAACGAGGCGTTCTTGATTTCACGGACGATGCGGTCGACCAGAATCCCCTCGTTGGAAACCCACTTGATGCGGTGATCCCCCATCGACTCGGTCCACTTCTGGCCATTGACCGCCAGGATATCTCCATCCTCATCGCGCTCGGGAACGCCGGAGTGATGCAGCGCCACCAATTCCCACTGATCATTGTAGACCGGGGCCCCGGAAGAGCCTGGGGCGGTGTCGGTTTCGTAATGGAGGAAATTGTCGAAGATGTCGATGACCTGATTGTCTCGCAGGGCAATCTGCTTCGATTCGCCATTGGGGTGTTGAATGATCGACACGAACTCCCCTTTGACCACCATGCGGTCAGGATCACTTTCGTGCAACTTGATCCAACCAAACTCTCGGGGGTCGCGCTGCGAGGAGTCGTTTTGTTGGACGGCAACCAAGGTAAAGTCGAACAGCTCGCTGGTGAAAAAGAAACGCGTTGGTGCGAGGGAGAACTCGATCGAGGGAAGCAGCATTCCGGCAAAGTTCGCCGCGAAATCAAATTCGACCACACTCTTTTCGGCAAATGTTTCATCCGGCAAAACGTGATTGTTGGTCAACAGCAGATTAGGCGAAACAAGGAAGCCAGTCCCAAATCCAACGCGCTGACCAAAGCGGTTGCGAATCACGACGCGTCCCACCGAACGCGAGACCTGGCTGCCGCGGATTAGGTAAGCGATCGGCATCAGGTTGTTGGTTCCCAGGACACGTTCTTCCGCGATCGAGCGGATATTATCCGGCACGGGGCCCAGGTTAAGTTCGGAAATTTCGGCGGGACCGCTGGGAATCGTGGACATAGGAGCCCAGGAGGGGGCAGCATCTGCCGGCAGATCGAGTTCAAGAGGAATTCGTAGCTGACCGACGCGTTTGCGAATGGAATCAGGCAGGTTAACGTCGACGTTCTTCCCCACTCGAATCTCGGACAGGACCTTTTCCTGTTCTGGTTTGCGCTCTGCGTAACGCTTGGCGGTCCGGTCGATTTGTTCGTAAAAGTGTTTCGCGAAACCTTGCCGAGGTGCGTTCATGATGGGGTCTTTCCGTCACTGCCTGGTCTGAAATAACTACCGCGATCAATGTAGCCTGTGGTAGGCATGATTACAATCGATAGCATGTTAAGAAAACTACTATCGGTGTTATGAAATCGATGACAAGAATTAATTAGCATGGCATTTCAACATCTGGTACAACCATGGCGTCGATGCATATCGCCGTCGCCCCAGTTACACGCTTGACTGCCAAGGATAGACCCGATGTTGAATCTCGAAGAGCGAAGTCGACGACTTCAAGCTTATCTCCCGCAAATTGCCCCTGAGGGATTGGATCTTCCGGAACAAAGCTCTTTAGAGGCGATGGGGCCTTCCGATCGTGTTCAGGAGTCGACGGCCAGGGGGCTCGAGAATCTCGAATCGGGGCGCGTTCTGGAAGTAGCGCAGGCTGATGCGCTGGAAGCGATCGTCCACAAAACGAAACGACCAGCGATCAACATCATGCGTGATACCTATCAGGAAGTTCCCAAGGACTGGAAAGGAGTACTGGATGACCAGGACGTGAAGAATCGCCTCTCGAAGCTGATTCCTTCGGTTGGGCGAATCGAACTGCCAGGCGACCTTCTGGTCCCCTATGGCGGCACGGGGTTCGTGGTCGGCAAAGACCTGATCATGACCAATCGTCACGTGGCCGAGATCTTTACGATGGGGCTCGGCGTTAGGAATCTGAAGTTCAAGCCGCACCGCTCTTCCGCCATCAACTTTCGTAAAGAGTTGTTTCAAGAAGAAGATCTGCCCGACCTGGCCGTCCAAGAAGTGGTGATGATTCACCCCTACTGGGATATGGCGCTGCTGCGGGTTGTCGGTTTGCAGGAACATCACGCACCACTCCCTCTGGCGGTCGTCTCGCCCGAAGACATTGTTGGACATAACATCGCGGTGATCGGGTACCCCGCCCAGGACGACCGGAACGATCTTGATCTGCAAAACAAGATCTACGGTGGAGTCTTCAATATTAAACGGCTGCAACCGGGAAAAGCTCGTGAGGTCCAGCCGATCGGCAGCTTCAACCATACGGTTCGCGCCATGACGCACGACGCCTCGACACTGGGCGGGTGTTCTGGCTCGATGGTGGTCGACATCGATTCCGGCGAGGTCGTAGGATTGCATTTCGCAGGCATCTACCTGGAGGCCAACTATGCCGTTCCTACGTTTGAACTGGCACGCGACGCGCGAGTCGTCGACGCAGGCTTGAGCTTTCGTGGCGCGGTTGCCCCGACCAGTGATTGGGACGCGGCTTGGAAAAACGCCGATTTTCCTGGCGAATCGCTTCCCACGTTGGCCGCGGTTTCCAAAAGAAGTGGCGCCCAAGCGATCACCTCCAGCCCAACCGCGATGGCAAGCAATCCGGCGACTACAGTGAACGTAACAGCCGGAGGAATCACGTTTACGGTACCGCTGCAGATTACCGTTAGCCTGGGATCAATCGCGGCCGGAGCGCCTCCGGTACCTCCCCCGCCAAGCGTGACGACCGAAGGGCTGTTTGGTGGTGGAGGAGACAACGAGCAAGAGATCATCGACCGTGCCTACGCCCGGTTCAAAAACACCTCGTATGCCGGAAGTCAGTTCAGCTGGGAGTTGGCTTTAGCGACGTGCGCCACGAGTCACCTCGTGTATTCGGAAGGCCCCCGGGTTTCTGATGTTTGTCAGAACCAATGGGACTTTGATAGCTGTGAATTCATTCAGGTAAACGACACCGAGTGTTTCGTGGCCGTCACCGAAGAAGCAATGGCGGTCGCGTTTCGCGGCACGGCAGGCGTTCGTGATTGGCTCCGCGATTTGACCCTCTTCAGTACTTCCGTGGCGTATGGTACCGTTCACCAAGGTTTCTTTCATGGCTTTCAGCAGGTACGGGCGGCGCTGGAAACGGCGATGCGTTCCTTTGGCTTGGGGGATCGAAAGTTGGTGATATCGGGGCATAGTCTCGGTGGAGCTTTGGCGACGATCGCGGCCGCGGAGTGGATTCATGCGGGAGAGTTCGAGGTAGCCGGCATTTACACCTTTGGCCAGCCTGCGGTCGGGAAGAAAGATTTCCGCGAATTCATTAACGGGAAGACGGCTGGAAAGTTCTTTCGCTTCGTCAACGAAGACGATATCGTGCCGCGCGTTCCTCCCAATTACGTGCATGTTGGCAAACTGATGCAACTGGATCGACGAGGCAATACCGAGTCGCTGGAGGCGCTCGCTCCGGAACCGGAAACGATGTCGGAAACGGAATTTCATATCCTCCAGGAGCGGCTTGATGACGAGAGTCGTGTGGCTTCCGGCGTGGTCGCCACGGAAGGGTTGATTCCCAGCATCTCCGATCATGGATTACATAACTATTTGAACAAGATTTTGTCGCGTATCTCATAGCTGTGTGACGTGTCGCGTTATCGTGTGCAATCTTCCCAATAAGTCATTTGAGGTTTCATGCTATGGATGCTGATAAGTCTTTGTCAGTGGTTAATCAAAACGCCATCACCATTTCCGTTCCGCTCAACATCACCATTTCGCTTGGGGGCATGCCGACGGCGCCTCCTGTGACGGGGAAAGTCTCGCCTTCAGCGGTTGCCGCGCCCCAAGAAAAAGTGCCCGTGATGGCTCCTAACTTGGGGGAGCGAAAAGGGTACCAAGCCAACTTTCTTTCGTTCGGCGAGGTTCCTCTGCCTGAGCTGACGGATGAGGGGATGAAAAATGTAGCGAAGCTGGAAGATGGTTCCCATGTGTTGCACTACACGAAGTTTTCTCTGGTAATGCATAAGAAGCGGCGATTGGCGATGTTTACCGCTGCCAACGTCGACTGGCGGGACGAGAAACGCAAGATCAATGGCAAGAAGCCAACCCGCAAGAAGCTTAATGGGTTTACGGGGAACGAGCGGGAAGACTGGGTGACCGATCCGCGAATACTATTTGATCATCAATTGCCGGATCACTTTTTTATGAAGGACGGAGGAGCGTTCGATCGAGGGCATCTCGTCCGCCGTGATGACGTTGCCTGGGGGGACTCTTTCAAAGAGATGCAGAATGGCAATGGAGATACGTTCCACACGACCAACTGCTCGCCACAAGTGGCTGATTTCAATCAGTCCAGGTTCAGTGACTTCAATTGGGGCGCTCTTGAGAACATGGTCCAAAAGCAGTCGAAAACGGAACGCGTCTGTGTTTTGGCAGGCCCTGTGTTTTCCGAAGACGACAAGTTCTTCGATGGCTTCGTGAAAAGCGGAGTACCGGTGTCCGTGCAGATTCCGGAGGCTTACTGGAAGATTATCATTGCTCAAGAGAATGGTCACCCGCAAGCATATGGCTTTATTCTCGACCAGGACTTGGCGCCGGTGAATCTTCACGCTGAGTTTGTTGTGCCTGATGCCTGGAAGAATCTGATGGTACCCATCCAAGAGATCGAAGATTTGATGGGGGGATTATTCAGCTTTGGAATCATCAAGCAGTGGGATCAGCACGAGGACGCATAAATCGTAGCGGCCGAGTTGGCCAGCGGGATGGTCACTTCCCATGAAAAAAGCCCGAGCACGCCATCTTTCGCAGCATGTTCGGGCTTCGTCATTTTTGCTTCCGACTTACTCTAGTCGGCAAGGTATTTTTCGTTGATGTAGCTAACGGCCTCGGCCGTCTCGTTGGCAGTCCGCTGCGAGATCGTTGGAGCGACCGATCCTCCGCGAGGGAACCAACCCAGGTTACGGACGTTCCATTGGGTCGTCTGCTTCACGCCGGGATCGAGTTCCGCGATTCCTGCTGGCCACTCGAATGCGAAGCTGCTCGGGGCAAGGTTGAATTTCTCGCGTCGCTGCGACTCGACATGGCAGCTCAAGCAGTCGGTATTGAAGAAATGGCATTTTGTCGGGTTTGCTATGTAATCAGGAATGTCCTTGTTCTTCATTTGTGCGTCAAGAATTGGGCTGCCATCTGCTGCGACTCCAGCCTTTGCCGGAGCATCGAGATCGGCGGCGAAATTGTTGGAGAAAAATTCGGACATCGAAACTCCTTTGCGTTCATGCAAAGGTACTTGAAAAAGATTCCCAAGATTAGGATTGTGGGCGATTGGACTGAGATTGTCCGTTTGTGCGACGGGCAGAATATGGGGCGTGGCACGGAACGTGAGCATCTGAGCCGTCTTGCGTTTGTCGGCATCATCGGTGGCGGAAGGATCATTGAATACAGGAATAGGGAAGACGACAAAGTTTGTGCCTGGTCCTTGGGGGCGGAAGAGAGACATGAAAATCCACGGTTCCGGTGGGTCGAGCCCCATGATCGCCAACGCCGACAAGCGATGGTCATGCAAATATTTTTTCAGCATCGCCTGGACGTCGTCGGTTAGTCCGTCGATCGCGTTATTCTTTAATCCGGGATGAATGCCTAGCTTGGCGCCCGTCGTCATGACGCCGGCGTCTTCACATTTTTTCTTGAGCGCGAGAAAGTCATCCAGGATTTCTCGAAACTTAGGTTCATCTGGTTCAGAAGGACGAGTATTAGGCTTGGGAAAACTATAAACCACATGCATCGCGAAATCGTGAACCTTGCAATTCATGCCGTTGACCGTCACGGGCTGAAGAATCAAACGAATCTGCGGTAATTCGCCATAGACGGCCCGAATGTCTCCATGGCCGCCGGGGGCAGTCGCATCAATCCGCATACCTGCGATCTTCCAGTTGCCTCGCTCGCGAAGGGCAGAGCTTAGTTCGATCTTGCTACTTTGATTGCTGCCCGTGGATACGGAAGCCGCGCCGCTGTCGACCGCGGCAAGCAGATCGGCGAACGATTGATCGGAAAGTACCGCGGAGCCATCCTCCGCTTTGAGTTCATCCATATCGATCAGGCGGTCCGCTTCGGCGGCATTGGTCGGAACGGGCCAGAGCCAAGTTGCATCGCAGCTATCCAGTTGCGGCGATTGCGCCGAGGCGGTCACACCCAGCGAAGCAATTAATCCTAGCGTTAACATTAAATTCCAGGGCTTGCGCATCACGAACATCCTTGGTACAGAGTAAGAGTAAACGTATCGCCTGCCGAATCACTTAAAGAGACTTGAGGTACTCGAGCAAATCGAGCTTATCTTCTTCCATCAATTCCCCGCCATAGTCATGCCCTTGATTGCTGTTTCCTGGGACTTCTGTATCGAAGACGGGGTAGGCAGGATCGTCGATAAAACCGACCCCTTCCGTATCGAGTTGAATGCTCCCGACGTGGAAGGTCTTGGCGCGATCCCCTGGCTTTTTCAGTAGTTCGGCCAATGTTCTGACCGACCCGTTATGAAGGTAGGGGCCGGTTGCCCAGACGCCGTTCAGGGGGCGCGACTTGTAAGTTAGATTGATCGTCGTGTTTTGCGGGGCCGAGGTGGGCACGCCTTCCAGCCCGACCGACTGCCCGGTCGCCTCCTGCAAAACACGCAAATTCGCCCCGCCAAGCGTTTCGCTCGCGGCTCCACTTTCCGTCAAACGGGAAATCGTGTTTTGCAAATCCTGAATCTCGCCGGGCTGGGCTTCACTTACGGCTTTTAGCAGTTGATTGAAATCGATCGTGCGTTCCTGTCCGTCGATCACCGCAATCGCACGATTCTGAAAGTCAGGCGTAAGATCGGCAAGCAGCTGAGGATTCTGTTGAAGTTGGGCCTTGATCTGCTGAATAGCCGCTTCTATTTCCTGCAGACTCAGCTTTTTCAGCATCGCCCTTTCCACGACATGTTTGAGGATCAGGGAGACCTGGTCTTCTTCTCCAAAACGATCCAGTTTCAAGATTGATTTCTGGCGATTTCGTAAAGGCCCCGTCTTCCCCTCGCGGACGAAATTCTTCAGGAGGGTAATGTCCGTGCCAACGTTTGCACGCTTTTCGGCCACCTTGCGATTCGGGTCCGTCCTGTCAATGTGTTCGTGGCACTTTACGCAGTGTTGCTCGAATACAAGTTTGCCGCGATCACGGCGCTCTGCGTCAATTTCGCCTGGGAATTTAGGAGACCAGAGCGTCGTCAGCGTATCTTCAATTTCCCGAAGATGATCTTTGACGGCCGTTGACTCGTATCGTTTGGGAAAGAGTTCCAGGCCCTGGGGGACGTCGGCATGCCCAAAGACGCCTAAGACTTCTCCAGTATTTCGTCCCAAAGCCCCCACCTTCTTTTCGCCGAATAGAATTAGTCCGAGCGGGGACTCCCGATTCTGAGCTGCTCCATTCCATTGGACGACGTCATGCTGGGGGGCGTCCCAAAGGCACGGATAGCTTACCGGGGCATCTGCGGGACGCACGTTCTCAGGGATTCCGAGGAACGTACTGGAAACCTCGTTGAAGATGGCACCGAAAGCGTCAACGCGGCCGTGTCCGAAGCGCTTGTCCTCGCTATGCGAAAGGTTGCGAGCATTGTAGCCTTCGCGTTCATGGATGATGACGTCCATGAGGCCGCGTAGTTCCTGCTGGGCTTCCTGGGTACTGTCAGCTCCAAGGACATTGGCTTGAAAGCGATCAAACTTGTCAGGGTCCTCCTTGGTTTTCTTCAGCGCAGCGACCATTCGCCGGAGAAACTCCTCGAAGTCTCCCATCGCCGGGGCACCATCCACCAGGTACGTCTTGTCGTTGTATTGGATGACGGCTGTATGGCATGCCGCACAGGTGATGCCCATGCCGGCCACTGCGTTGTCGTAAGAAGCATCCTTCACAAAGCCAATCGGGAGAGCGTCAGGATTCTCCGCGGAGGCGACTCTAGGGATGTAACCCAGTTCGCGAACGTGCTTTCCGCTCATCAACGGCTCTTCCGAATCGGCCTGTTCCAGGCAGATGATCCACTGATACGGCACAAGGCGCGAACCTTGAGCGACGTTGTAGAACCAATTCGATTCCTCATCAGTCCAGTTCTGATCAAGGGTAGCGATCGAACCTTGATATTGATCAGCATCAATGAAACGCGGATTGGCGTCCTGAGCTGAGACAAGACCCACCATGAAGAGCCATGCCAGGCAGACGAGGAATCGGTGAGTCATCATGTTGCAACTCCGCAGTGGAACTGAGGCGAATATGGGCTGTAGTAGT
This genomic interval carries:
- a CDS encoding endonuclease encodes the protein MNAPRQGFAKHFYEQIDRTAKRYAERKPEQEKVLSEIRVGKNVDVNLPDSIRKRVGQLRIPLELDLPADAAPSWAPMSTIPSGPAEISELNLGPVPDNIRSIAEERVLGTNNLMPIAYLIRGSQVSRSVGRVVIRNRFGQRVGFGTGFLVSPNLLLTNNHVLPDETFAEKSVVEFDFAANFAGMLLPSIEFSLAPTRFFFTSELFDFTLVAVQQNDSSQRDPREFGWIKLHESDPDRMVVKGEFVSIIQHPNGESKQIALRDNQVIDIFDNFLHYETDTAPGSSGAPVYNDQWELVALHHSGVPERDEDGDILAVNGQKWTESMGDHRIKWVSNEGILVDRIVREIKNASFSGEKAKLRDELLNLSPDTHPTESEPSRVSPPPVDVSRVVSSVTPAISQVTSGLATTMTIPLSVTISLGGLAASLTSTPPSSAAASSTTTSVTDDRSSQDPDLQAALAELEEADTRPYFDEAADSADVESYYSGINPDDLSGPELFEKLFQLLEKTHASKLSYKPSVHLYPWIDLHEDGQLRSIYSGKKFSAEEFIREDFRIMQLRSIRLREMLAREGSFDAESMHEAAEALEASLPFNCEHSVPQSWFLKRQPMRGDLHHLFACEVGCNSFRGNTPYFDFSDFEETVRDSCGKSVEDRFEPASGKGAVARAMLYFLVRYPDKLASGLAKKQRDRIETLRDWHRKFPVDRYEQHRNQAIFQKQGNRNPFIDHPDWADKVSFDEVSA
- a CDS encoding lipase family protein: MLNLEERSRRLQAYLPQIAPEGLDLPEQSSLEAMGPSDRVQESTARGLENLESGRVLEVAQADALEAIVHKTKRPAINIMRDTYQEVPKDWKGVLDDQDVKNRLSKLIPSVGRIELPGDLLVPYGGTGFVVGKDLIMTNRHVAEIFTMGLGVRNLKFKPHRSSAINFRKELFQEEDLPDLAVQEVVMIHPYWDMALLRVVGLQEHHAPLPLAVVSPEDIVGHNIAVIGYPAQDDRNDLDLQNKIYGGVFNIKRLQPGKAREVQPIGSFNHTVRAMTHDASTLGGCSGSMVVDIDSGEVVGLHFAGIYLEANYAVPTFELARDARVVDAGLSFRGAVAPTSDWDAAWKNADFPGESLPTLAAVSKRSGAQAITSSPTAMASNPATTVNVTAGGITFTVPLQITVSLGSIAAGAPPVPPPPSVTTEGLFGGGGDNEQEIIDRAYARFKNTSYAGSQFSWELALATCATSHLVYSEGPRVSDVCQNQWDFDSCEFIQVNDTECFVAVTEEAMAVAFRGTAGVRDWLRDLTLFSTSVAYGTVHQGFFHGFQQVRAALETAMRSFGLGDRKLVISGHSLGGALATIAAAEWIHAGEFEVAGIYTFGQPAVGKKDFREFINGKTAGKFFRFVNEDDIVPRVPPNYVHVGKLMQLDRRGNTESLEALAPEPETMSETEFHILQERLDDESRVASGVVATEGLIPSISDHGLHNYLNKILSRIS
- a CDS encoding DNA/RNA non-specific endonuclease, which translates into the protein MDADKSLSVVNQNAITISVPLNITISLGGMPTAPPVTGKVSPSAVAAPQEKVPVMAPNLGERKGYQANFLSFGEVPLPELTDEGMKNVAKLEDGSHVLHYTKFSLVMHKKRRLAMFTAANVDWRDEKRKINGKKPTRKKLNGFTGNEREDWVTDPRILFDHQLPDHFFMKDGGAFDRGHLVRRDDVAWGDSFKEMQNGNGDTFHTTNCSPQVADFNQSRFSDFNWGALENMVQKQSKTERVCVLAGPVFSEDDKFFDGFVKSGVPVSVQIPEAYWKIIIAQENGHPQAYGFILDQDLAPVNLHAEFVVPDAWKNLMVPIQEIEDLMGGLFSFGIIKQWDQHEDA
- a CDS encoding di-heme-cytochrome C peroxidase, coding for MMTHRFLVCLAWLFMVGLVSAQDANPRFIDADQYQGSIATLDQNWTDEESNWFYNVAQGSRLVPYQWIICLEQADSEEPLMSGKHVRELGYIPRVASAENPDALPIGFVKDASYDNAVAGMGITCAACHTAVIQYNDKTYLVDGAPAMGDFEEFLRRMVAALKKTKEDPDKFDRFQANVLGADSTQEAQQELRGLMDVIIHEREGYNARNLSHSEDKRFGHGRVDAFGAIFNEVSSTFLGIPENVRPADAPVSYPCLWDAPQHDVVQWNGAAQNRESPLGLILFGEKKVGALGRNTGEVLGVFGHADVPQGLELFPKRYESTAVKDHLREIEDTLTTLWSPKFPGEIDAERRDRGKLVFEQHCVKCHEHIDRTDPNRKVAEKRANVGTDITLLKNFVREGKTGPLRNRQKSILKLDRFGEEDQVSLILKHVVERAMLKKLSLQEIEAAIQQIKAQLQQNPQLLADLTPDFQNRAIAVIDGQERTIDFNQLLKAVSEAQPGEIQDLQNTISRLTESGAASETLGGANLRVLQEATGQSVGLEGVPTSAPQNTTINLTYKSRPLNGVWATGPYLHNGSVRTLAELLKKPGDRAKTFHVGSIQLDTEGVGFIDDPAYPVFDTEVPGNSNQGHDYGGELMEEDKLDLLEYLKSL